The Flavobacterium sp. 1 genome contains the following window.
CTGTGGATTTGTATTTTATTAATGAAGGAAATTATAATGAAAAAATAGTTGAGTTTGTGAACGCTTTAGAAATTGAATTAAAAAAAAGGTTATAGTTTTTTATTGAAATATTATTAGTTATATAAATTATATTATGGCTGAGGTAAATAATAGATTTGGTTATGTTGATACATTGAGGGGGATCGCTATTTTTTTAGTTCTTTCTGTTCACACATCTCAGTTTTACCAATTAGGAAGTGAGTTATATACCTTTGCTAGGTATGGTCAATTAGGTGTACAATTATTTTTTGTTGCATCTGCTTACACTTTGTGTATTTCTATGTCAAATGTTGATTTGAATACTGAGAATTTAAAAAAATTCTATATTAGAAGGTATTTTAGAATTGCGCCCATGTATTATATCGGTATTGGTATGTATTTTGGTATCAACTGTGTTTTATATTTGTTAAAAAAAGCAAATTTTTTGGAATTGTATGATTTTAAAGGAATTTCAAGTAATTTATTGTTAATTCATGCATTTTTGCCTAAGTATAATAACTCAATAGTACCGGGAGGATGGTCAATTGCAACTGAGGTCTTGTTTTATTTTCTTTTCCCTTTTTTATATTCATTTGTTAAAAATTTTTCGTTTAGAAAAATTATTTACCTTATTGTACTATATACATTAATTCATGTTTTCGTTTTAATTTTTGCGGGAAAGTTTTTGCAATTTGAAAAAATTGAAAATAATTCTTTTTACTATTACAGCATAATAAATCAATTTCCTGTTTTTTTATGTGGTATAGCAATGTTTAAAGTGATAAAGTATAGTAATGTTAAAAAAAAGTTTTTCGGTAGTGTTTTTTTTATAAGTTTTATTTTACTTATATTCATTTGGCAATTTAATGAACTATTTTCATTTGTATTAATTCCTGTATTTTCTGGGATAGCTTTTATGTCTTTAGGATGTTTACTATCTATTATTGATTATAGATTTAAGCTAATTGAACTCATTGGCAAATTAAGTTATTCAATATACATTTTTCATTTTGTATTTTCATGGTACATAATTGTATTAATTGATAAAAAAATCTTCTTTTTAGGAATTAACATTTATTTACTTTATTCAATTTATCTACTTATTACTTTAGTTTTTTCAGTTTTAATTGGATTATTTACGGAAAAATATATAGAGCGCTATTTTGTTGGAGTGGGCAAAAAAATAATAAGTAATTCAATATAAAATAACTTGGAAGAAAAATTACACATTAAAATCAAACGTAGTTTTGTACAAATGTTTACAGGAGAAACTGTATCTTTTTTTGCGCTCTTTTTGGCAGGATATTTTTATGCTTTTATTTTGGGACCTAATGATTATGGTGTTTGGCAGACTGCTAAAGTTTTTATATCCTATTCGATAGTATTTACATTTAGTTTGCCTTTTGTTATGCGAAGAGATTTTGTCATGCTAAGAGCTGAAGGGAGACACGAAGAAGCAAAAAAAATTGCAGATTTGGTTTTTACTTATGAACTTTTTTTGACTCCTTTAATTTCTTTAGGATTAATACTTTATTCTATTTTTTTTATTGATAATTATTTGCTTAAATTATCAATGATAACAGTTGGTATGATATATGTGAGTCAATTTATAGGTGGCTACGGGAATTTACTTGCTAAAGGATTAAACAATTATAATTTACTCAAGAAGGCAAGTATTTTAAACGGTATTCTTACAATTCTAACGATTCCTATTGTTTATTTTTGTGGAATTAAATCTTTATTCGTTTCTACAGTTGTAATTGCTATAATAAATTCAGTTTTTTACTACATAAATAGGCCTTTCAATTTTAACTTATTTTGGGATAATAAACTTTTTAAAGCGCTACTTATTATTTCCTTTCCTTTATATCTACAAGATATTTCTTCTACAATATTTGATAGTGTTGATAGATTGATAATTGCCAAATATCTTAATTTTTCTGAAGTAGGGTATTATAGTTTATCGAGTTTGGTTATTATTCCTTTGCGCTTATTGATTTCAAGTTTTAGTGTTGTATTATTTACGCAATTAAACGAAAAATACGGTTTTTCAAATGCGAATCATGTAGTTGAAAAACATGTAATAATACCGCATAAAATACTGTCGGTTCTTTTTCCTCCTTTGTTAGGAGTTGCAGTAATTTTACTGCCTCCAATAGTTTCTTTTTTTTACCTAAATATACTTTAGGAATTGTTTCAGCCCAGATAGCCTTGTTTGGAATGTTTATTTATCTTTTAAATACTTTTTCTGCAAATGCATTATTTGTTGTTAATAAACAAAAAATTACTGCTTTTATCTATTTTTTTGTTGGAGTTTTAAAAACGATTCTCTGCTTTTTAAGTATGTTGTATGGATATGGTATTATAGGAGTTGCAATTTCAACTGTTATTGCTTTTCTCGTGTTAGATTTTCTTATGTTGAAAGTTGTTTTTAATCAGTTGCAAAAGAGTTCTAGAGAATTTTATATTTATTTTATTCAAGAAATATTTCCTATAATTTATATAGCTTCAATATGTTTTCTTTTTTTTACTTTATCTTCTAAATTAGTGACTTTTTTTAGTGATTTTATTATTACAGGTATTGGTGTTGTAATTGTATTAATTTTTAGCGTGCCTTTTTTGTAATTGCAAGGAAAAGGATCAAGGAATTATCCTCCCATATATAATATGTTTTTACTAATTACTTTTATTGGGATTTATTTATTTATTAGGGGAAACAAATATCAGAGTCTTGTTATATTTTTGTTTTTATTAACAGATGGTTTTCAATTTGTGCCAGAGTCTATTTTTTTATTTGGCTTTAATATTTACGGAAAGGATTATGCTCTAATTTATTCATTAGCAATTTTTATTTTGTTATTGTTTACAGGTAAAATATCATTTCCCTATAAATCGATAGTGTTTTTTTTATTGTTTTATTTTTAATTTTTCTGTTTTTTGCCTCTATTATTGATTTAGGATATTACAATCCATCCTTAACGGGATATCTTCTTATTTTTAGAGTTAATTTGTTTGTTTTAACTTATTTTTGGCTGAATAAGATCGATATTGCAATTTACAACAGGTTATTTGTACTACTATTAAAAATTACGATATTTCAATCAATCTTATGTGTTTTGCAGATACCTACTGGTTTGAGGCTTTTAACTGGTGGTGGGATCACCGATTTTGATGTTTTAGGGTTTACATGGACTAGGTATAGTAATTTACCTTACTTTTTATTTCCTTGTTTGTTTATACTATTAATGTACAAAGAATTAGTTGTGCCTTATAAAAAATATATCATATTATTATTTTTTATGGTGATATTCTTTACATTAACAAGAACGCTGATTTTAGGTGTCGTTTTTACGATTGGAGTTTCTGTTATGTTAGGTTTTTTTAAAAATCAAAAAAAGATGGTTTTATCATTTTTGATTATGTGTCTTTTATTTTTACCTGTTATTGGTGCAAGGATTTTGTCTTCATCAGATGATATTAATACGGTTGTTGCAGATGATGCAATAGATAATGGTACTGAAATGACATTTGCGTACAGAATTTTTCATATGGGAGAGCGATATTTATATATAAATAAAGATTTGAAACATCAGATTTTTGGTATTGGATTTATACATGAGCGTGATTTTCCTAGAGATGTATTTATTTTTGGACATAAAGACGAGAATAAAAATAATGCAATTATTCAATTGGATCAGGGAGATATTTCATGGTCGAATTTATTTTTACGCTATGGAATTTTTGGAACAGTATTGTACTTTGGTCTTTATCTGTCTTTTGTTATCTTTTTTTTTAGAAGTAAAGGAGAACCTATTGCTGCAGCAGGCTTTATGTTTATGATTATTTCAATTGTACTGTCTTTTGGGAGTGGTAATTTTTCGCAGTTTGATTTTTTTTGATTCCGATGTTTATTTTTTTCTATTTGCAAACAATCAAAAAAAGTTCTAATATATTAATTTTAAATACTTCGTATAATGAGTGATAGGGAAAAAGTAAAAGTAACAATTATTACGCCATCATATAATCAGGGACAGTTTATAGAAGCTACAATTCTTTCGGTGATAAATCAGACTTATAAAAATATTGAATATATAGTTTTAGATGCTTGTTCAACGGATCAAACTACTGAAATTTTAGATAAATATAAAGATAAAATTTCTAAAATAATTTGTGAAAAGGATCGAGGACAATCTGACGCTATTAATAAAGGGTTTAGATTATCAAATGGCGAATTGGTTGCTTGGATTAATTCTGATGATGTATTGTATCCTGACTGTGTTGAGAGAATCGTAAATTCTTATGAATTAGATTCTAAATATTCCATCTATTATAACAGTCAGTGTAATATAATTGATAAAAAAAATAATATAATAGGTTTAATCGATAGAAAAATAATCGACAGAAGTTTTCTGTTGAAGGAGAAATATGAAGTACTCCAACCGGGGTCTTTTTATTCTACCGAAAAAGTTAGAGAAGTCAATTATTTAGATGAAAATTGTCATTATTGTATGGATTTAGATCTTTGGTTGAAATTACTAAATTTAGGAGGCATAATTGATGTTGAGGGGAATCCTATTGCTGCTTATCGAGAATGGGAATTGACAAAAACAAGTACTGGAGCTGAAAAGTTTTATAAAAATATTTTTCAAATATTAAGGAAGCATGGCGCAAGTCTTTTTGATAAATCTGTTATTAATGTATCCATTTTAATTCTTAAAAATATAATAAAGAGTAAAATTAAAATTTAATAATGAAGTCATCTGTTCTTTTTTTTTGCCCATCATTTAGTTCAGGAGGTGTAGAGAAGGTGTTAGTTAATCTTGCTAATCACTTTAATACAAATGATTATTCAACTTCATTTTTAGTGTGTCAACATATTGGTATACTGGATTTTAATTTAAATAAAGGAGTTAATATTTTTTCATTGAATAATAGACTCTTTAAATCTTTTTTTCCAGCAATTTCTTTTTTTAGAAAAAACAATCCTGATGTTATTATTTGTGGACCCCAGTTTATAAATATTCTGTCTGTTTTAGTTGTTAAACTTATTTTAAGAAAAAAAGTAAAACTAATTCTAACGCATCATAGTTTTTACGATCTTGATATAAAAAGAATGCCTTTTTTGCATTTATTTTATAAATCATTTTTAAGGTTTTTTTATAGACATGGAGATATAATAGTTGCAGTTTCTAATGCTGTTAAAGAACATTTAGTTAATGATGTTGGACTTTCAAATAATAAAATTAAAGTTATATATAATCCTGTCATAGAATCAAATTTTGATGATTTGGCAAATGAGCCTTTTTTACATAAAAGTTTTATTGATGATAGAAATTATAAAATTTTAGTGTGTGTTGGTCGATTATCAAAAATTAAGAATCAAGAAGCTTTAATTAAGCTTATGCCACGTTTACTAAAAGAAATTAGTTGTAAATTGATATTAATTGGAGACGGAGAGGAACGAGATTTTCTAAAAAAATTAGTTTTTGACTTAGATTTAAGTTTAAAAGTAGAATTTATGGGATCAATAAGTAATCCACTGAAATATATTAAACATTCTGATCTTTTAGTATTGCCATCTCTTTCTGAAACTTTTTCGTTAGTTGCAGTTGAGTCAATTGCTGCGGGTACACCTGTTATTTCAACTCCTACTCTTGGAGTTAATGAAATTCTGAGAAACTGTGAGGGCTGTTTTTTTGAATCTATTGATAATGATAATGATTTTGTTTTTAAAATTAAACAAATTCTTAATTCTGAAAATATTTTTGTTGATGAAGGATTTGTTGAAAAATTTAGTACAGATAAAATTGGAGAGATTTATGAAAGCCTACTATGATATAATTGTTTCCACCATTTAGCTAATTGGGTTTTTAATAAGCGGGATATGTAAATGTTTTTTTTATACATATCTAGGGTCACTTTTTTGGATGGGGAAAGTGCTTAAATTAATAAATGTTTTAAAATTTTGTACAAGATAAGAATGAATATAATTCTTGACAATATCGTTTTTTCGCTACAAAAAGCTGGTGGTATTTCTACTTATTGGTTTGAGTTGTCTTCAAGAATTTTGCGTGATTATGGTAACGCCTTTTTTGTTGATAGAGAAAATGAAAATATAGTTTCTAAAAATCTTATAATAAGTAAGGAACGAATTCTAAAGTCAGGGATTTCTAATTTATTATTAGATCGGTTTATGAATATTCGATTAAATGGGGTAAGTGATAATTTTATTTTTCATTCGAGCTATAATCGTATTACAACAAATAGAAATGCAAAACAAGTACTAACAATTCATGATTTTGTCCATGAAAGGTTTTATACTGGAATGAGGAAATTATTACATAGTTATCAAAAAGGGAAAGCTATTAAAAATGCTGATGCAATTATTGTGATTTCTGAAAACACAAAAAAAGATTTGATGTTTTTTTTCCAAAGATTAATCCTTATAAAATTAATGTCATTTACAATGGCGTTTCTGACGATTTCTTTTCAATAAAAGAAAAAACCATCTCTAATAATTTCTTATTTATAGGGTCTCGTGAAAAGTATAA
Protein-coding sequences here:
- a CDS encoding O-antigen ligase family protein, which codes for MYKELVVPYKKYIILLFFMVIFFTLTRTLILGVVFTIGVSVMLGFFKNQKKMVLSFLIMCLLFLPVIGARILSSSDDINTVVADDAIDNGTEMTFAYRIFHMGERYLYINKDLKHQIFGIGFIHERDFPRDVFIFGHKDENKNNAIIQLDQGDISWSNLFLRYGIFGTVLYFGLYLSFVIFFFRSKGEPIAAAGFMFMIISIVLSFGSGNFSQFDFF
- a CDS encoding acyltransferase — protein: MAEVNNRFGYVDTLRGIAIFLVLSVHTSQFYQLGSELYTFARYGQLGVQLFFVASAYTLCISMSNVDLNTENLKKFYIRRYFRIAPMYYIGIGMYFGINCVLYLLKKANFLELYDFKGISSNLLLIHAFLPKYNNSIVPGGWSIATEVLFYFLFPFLYSFVKNFSFRKIIYLIVLYTLIHVFVLIFAGKFLQFEKIENNSFYYYSIINQFPVFLCGIAMFKVIKYSNVKKKFFGSVFFISFILLIFIWQFNELFSFVLIPVFSGIAFMSLGCLLSIIDYRFKLIELIGKLSYSIYIFHFVFSWYIIVLIDKKIFFLGINIYLLYSIYLLITLVFSVLIGLFTEKYIERYFVGVGKKIISNSI
- a CDS encoding polysaccharide biosynthesis C-terminal domain-containing protein codes for the protein MFGMFIYLLNTFSANALFVVNKQKITAFIYFFVGVLKTILCFLSMLYGYGIIGVAISTVIAFLVLDFLMLKVVFNQLQKSSREFYIYFIQEIFPIIYIASICFLFFTLSSKLVTFFSDFIITGIGVVIVLIFSVPFL
- a CDS encoding oligosaccharide flippase family protein — protein: MEEKLHIKIKRSFVQMFTGETVSFFALFLAGYFYAFILGPNDYGVWQTAKVFISYSIVFTFSLPFVMRRDFVMLRAEGRHEEAKKIADLVFTYELFLTPLISLGLILYSIFFIDNYLLKLSMITVGMIYVSQFIGGYGNLLAKGLNNYNLLKKASILNGILTILTIPIVYFCGIKSLFVSTVVIAIINSVFYYINRPFNFNLFWDNKLFKALLIISFPLYLQDISSTIFDSVDRLIIAKYLNFSEVGYYSLSSLVIIPLRLLISSFSVVLFTQLNEKYGFSNANHVVEKHVIIPHKILSVLFPPLLGVAVILLPPIVSFFYLNIL
- a CDS encoding glycosyltransferase family 2 protein, producing the protein MSDREKVKVTIITPSYNQGQFIEATILSVINQTYKNIEYIVLDACSTDQTTEILDKYKDKISKIICEKDRGQSDAINKGFRLSNGELVAWINSDDVLYPDCVERIVNSYELDSKYSIYYNSQCNIIDKKNNIIGLIDRKIIDRSFLLKEKYEVLQPGSFYSTEKVREVNYLDENCHYCMDLDLWLKLLNLGGIIDVEGNPIAAYREWELTKTSTGAEKFYKNIFQILRKHGASLFDKSVINVSILILKNIIKSKIKI
- a CDS encoding glycosyltransferase, whose protein sequence is MKSSVLFFCPSFSSGGVEKVLVNLANHFNTNDYSTSFLVCQHIGILDFNLNKGVNIFSLNNRLFKSFFPAISFFRKNNPDVIICGPQFINILSVLVVKLILRKKVKLILTHHSFYDLDIKRMPFLHLFYKSFLRFFYRHGDIIVAVSNAVKEHLVNDVGLSNNKIKVIYNPVIESNFDDLANEPFLHKSFIDDRNYKILVCVGRLSKIKNQEALIKLMPRLLKEISCKLILIGDGEERDFLKKLVFDLDLSLKVEFMGSISNPLKYIKHSDLLVLPSLSETFSLVAVESIAAGTPVISTPTLGVNEILRNCEGCFFESIDNDNDFVFKIKQILNSENIFVDEGFVEKFSTDKIGEIYESLL